A genomic region of Janthinobacterium lividum contains the following coding sequences:
- a CDS encoding GNAT family N-acetyltransferase, protein MTPSPLSPVSLAHADDLPRLFDVWHLSVRATHDFLADSDIAFLMPFVRDELARVTAERLLHVLRADDGVAQAFLCVEHAKIEMLFVHPDHRGSGAGRTLVRHAIAALGATAVDVNEHNAQAHGFYRHLGFIVENRSECDPFGKPFPILHLKLAERA, encoded by the coding sequence ATGACCCCATCCCCGCTTTCCCCAGTTTCCCTGGCCCATGCCGACGACCTGCCCCGTTTGTTCGACGTCTGGCACCTGTCCGTACGCGCCACCCACGATTTTCTCGCCGATAGCGATATCGCCTTCCTGATGCCCTTCGTGCGCGATGAGCTGGCCAGGGTGACGGCGGAACGCCTGCTGCACGTGCTGCGCGCCGATGACGGCGTCGCTCAGGCCTTCCTGTGCGTCGAGCACGCCAAGATCGAGATGCTGTTCGTCCATCCGGATCACCGGGGCAGCGGCGCCGGCCGCACCCTGGTCCGTCACGCCATCGCGGCCCTGGGCGCCACGGCCGTCGACGTCAACGAGCACAACGCGCAAGCGCACGGTTTTTACCGGCACCTGGGCTTTATCGTGGAAAACCGCTCGGAATGCGACCCGTTCGGCAAGCCTTTCCCCATTTTGCACCTGAAACTGGCCGAAAGGGCCTAA
- a CDS encoding acyl-CoA-binding protein has product MSLQEQFEQAQLDSKTLSERPDNMTLLKIYALFKQASSGDATGERPGMTDFVNRAKFDAWAALAGTSKEEAQQQYIDLIEDLKD; this is encoded by the coding sequence ATGAGTTTACAAGAGCAATTCGAACAAGCGCAGCTCGATTCCAAGACCCTGTCCGAGCGTCCGGACAATATGACCTTGTTGAAAATCTATGCCTTGTTCAAGCAAGCCTCGAGCGGCGACGCCACGGGCGAGCGTCCTGGCATGACCGACTTCGTCAACCGCGCCAAGTTCGACGCCTGGGCGGCCCTGGCCGGCACCTCGAAGGAAGAGGCGCAACAGCAATACATCGACCTGATCGAAGACTTGAAGGACTGA
- a CDS encoding FKBP-type peptidyl-prolyl cis-trans isomerase has protein sequence MTTTTTASGLQYIDTTVGEGAEAQAGNNVVVHYTGWLQNDDGSAGAKFDSSKDRNDPFEFPLGAGRVIQGWDEGVQGMKVGGKRQLIIPAALGYGARGAGGVIPPNATLIFDVELLGV, from the coding sequence ATGACCACCACCACTACCGCTTCCGGCCTGCAATACATCGATACCACCGTTGGCGAAGGCGCTGAAGCGCAAGCTGGCAACAATGTTGTCGTGCATTACACGGGCTGGCTGCAAAACGACGACGGCAGCGCCGGCGCGAAATTTGACTCGAGCAAGGACCGCAACGACCCATTCGAATTCCCGCTGGGCGCCGGCCGCGTCATTCAAGGCTGGGATGAAGGCGTGCAAGGCATGAAAGTGGGCGGCAAGCGCCAGCTGATCATCCCTGCAGCACTGGGCTATGGCGCACGCGGCGCCGGCGGCGTGATTCCACCGAACGCCACCCTGATTTTCGACGTTGAACTGCTGGGCGTATAA
- a CDS encoding cytochrome D1 domain-containing protein, whose amino-acid sequence MFRSLCRLVFSSLCLVSAISTAQAEVVVVLNSRDATVQLLDQKTYAPLSTFAVGKEPHHLMETPDGKSLIVASSVGNELIFLDPVSGQIQRRISNILDPYQIGFSPDQKWFISNSLRLDRIDLYRYDGKNLTLAKRIPLPKLPSHMAFTADSTMAFITQQGSNQVSAIDLATQTVKWTMPVGPAPAGITMTPDGKHLLVGIMGSDYVEVIDWRTQKTVKRIKAGAGTHNFRALGDNRMTFVSNRVSNTINIIDQKTLENVGTINVPGGPDCMEITPDGKTMWVTLRWIKKVAVIDLTTRKVIKTIPVGRSPHGVYFATHSPRM is encoded by the coding sequence ATGTTCCGCAGTCTATGCCGCCTTGTTTTTTCCTCGCTGTGCCTGGTTTCCGCAATATCGACGGCGCAAGCCGAAGTGGTGGTGGTGCTCAATTCCCGTGATGCTACGGTGCAACTGCTGGACCAGAAAACCTATGCTCCCCTGTCTACCTTTGCTGTCGGCAAGGAACCGCACCATCTGATGGAAACGCCGGATGGCAAGTCGCTGATCGTCGCCAGTTCCGTCGGCAACGAGCTGATTTTCCTCGACCCTGTCTCGGGCCAGATCCAGCGCCGCATCAGCAATATCCTCGATCCTTACCAGATCGGCTTTTCGCCGGACCAGAAGTGGTTCATTTCGAATTCGCTGCGCCTGGACCGCATCGACCTGTACCGCTACGACGGCAAGAACCTGACCCTGGCCAAGCGCATCCCGCTGCCGAAGTTGCCCAGCCACATGGCGTTTACGGCTGACAGCACCATGGCTTTCATCACGCAGCAGGGCAGCAACCAGGTCAGCGCCATCGACCTGGCCACGCAAACCGTGAAATGGACCATGCCCGTCGGTCCGGCGCCAGCCGGCATCACCATGACGCCCGATGGCAAGCATTTGCTGGTCGGCATCATGGGCAGCGATTATGTGGAAGTGATCGACTGGCGCACGCAAAAGACCGTCAAGCGCATCAAGGCGGGCGCCGGCACGCATAATTTCCGCGCGCTGGGGGATAACCGCATGACGTTCGTCTCGAACCGCGTGTCGAACACGATCAACATCATCGACCAGAAGACCCTGGAAAACGTGGGCACCATCAATGTGCCGGGCGGCCCTGACTGCATGGAAATCACGCCCGATGGCAAGACCATGTGGGTAACCCTGCGCTGGATCAAGAAAGTGGCCGTGATCGACCTGACGACGCGCAAGGTCATCAAGACCATACCGGTGGGCCGCTCGCCCCATGGCGTGTATTTCGCCACCCACTCGCCGCGCATGTGA
- a CDS encoding polysaccharide deacetylase family protein translates to MKRLIPACHVPAMLLCASAMLSPAQAAAPVAPAACKGTIYMTFDTGSQSQAQLIADVLNQRHVKATFFLANEKTTRGDYSLDASWAPYWKARVAEGHAFGTHTFDHVYWKKDLANGLIQVKPQFGKDGGKLASFTDKQFCEELRRVDTRFQELTGHKLDPFWRAPGGYTSPRTLAAGSACGYQHAGWAPAGYSGDELPSDKYPNAMLLKKALANLRSGDIFISHMGIWSRKDAWAPANLDALISGLQGKGFCFATLREHPAYAQKKGQP, encoded by the coding sequence ATGAAACGTCTGATTCCCGCGTGCCACGTGCCCGCCATGCTGTTGTGCGCCAGCGCCATGCTGTCGCCCGCGCAGGCCGCCGCACCTGTTGCCCCGGCCGCCTGCAAGGGCACCATCTACATGACCTTCGACACGGGCAGCCAGTCGCAAGCGCAACTGATCGCCGACGTGCTGAATCAACGCCATGTGAAGGCAACTTTCTTCCTCGCCAATGAAAAGACCACGCGCGGCGATTATTCGCTCGATGCCTCGTGGGCGCCGTACTGGAAAGCCCGGGTCGCCGAAGGCCATGCGTTCGGCACGCATACGTTTGACCATGTGTACTGGAAGAAGGATCTGGCCAACGGTTTGATCCAGGTCAAGCCCCAGTTCGGCAAGGACGGCGGCAAGCTGGCGTCGTTCACGGATAAACAGTTCTGCGAGGAATTGCGCCGCGTCGATACGCGCTTCCAGGAATTGACCGGGCACAAGCTCGATCCATTCTGGCGCGCGCCGGGCGGCTACACGTCGCCGCGCACCCTGGCGGCCGGCAGCGCCTGCGGCTACCAGCATGCGGGCTGGGCGCCTGCGGGGTATTCCGGCGATGAGCTGCCCAGCGACAAGTATCCGAACGCCATGTTGCTGAAAAAAGCGCTGGCGAACTTGCGCAGCGGCGATATTTTCATTTCGCATATGGGCATCTGGTCGCGCAAGGATGCGTGGGCGCCCGCCAACCTGGACGCCTTGATTTCCGGCTTGCAAGGCAAAGGGTTCTGCTTTGCCACCCTGCGCGAGCATCCTGCCTACGCGCAGAAGAAGGGCCAGCCATGA
- a CDS encoding sterol desaturase family protein: MIAADILGHVTPVIDAVVDAFGVAQGWLFQTIVNPLVYHLGFGEFTEEAFEGTEWLLIGLCELVLLFLVLRPLEALIPAQKITDPRARWNDFIYTVLHRIGLFSVVVFFTLDPLMDALAGALRFDNIHPLNLESLLPGMSPLLSFIIYFVILDFVDYCYHRASHHFGWWWGLHSLHHSQQNMNLWSDDRNHLLDDFLRDVVMALVALGIGVPPGQYVLLVSISRILQSLQHANVRIHFGRIGERLLISPRFHRTHHAIGVGHESKGKGSMGGCNFGVVLPIWDMLLGTANFSAGYARTGVRDQLARIDSKGMGRPGRSYGHGFWQQQWLGLRRMVEFARIKRKGRR; the protein is encoded by the coding sequence ATGATCGCCGCCGACATCCTCGGCCACGTCACTCCCGTCATCGACGCCGTCGTCGACGCCTTTGGCGTGGCGCAGGGCTGGCTGTTCCAGACCATCGTGAATCCCCTCGTGTATCACCTGGGCTTTGGCGAATTCACGGAAGAAGCGTTCGAGGGCACGGAGTGGCTGCTGATCGGCCTGTGTGAACTGGTGCTGCTGTTTCTCGTGCTGCGCCCGCTCGAAGCCTTGATTCCCGCGCAAAAGATCACCGACCCGCGCGCCCGCTGGAACGATTTCATCTACACCGTGCTGCACCGCATCGGCCTGTTTTCGGTCGTGGTGTTCTTCACGCTCGATCCGCTGATGGATGCACTGGCGGGCGCCTTGCGTTTCGACAATATTCATCCCCTGAACCTGGAATCGCTGTTGCCCGGCATGAGTCCCTTGCTCAGTTTTATCATTTATTTTGTGATACTGGACTTCGTCGATTATTGCTACCACCGGGCCTCGCACCATTTCGGCTGGTGGTGGGGCTTGCACAGCCTGCATCACAGCCAGCAAAACATGAACTTGTGGAGCGATGACCGCAACCATCTGCTCGATGATTTCCTGCGCGACGTGGTGATGGCCCTGGTGGCGCTCGGTATCGGCGTGCCGCCGGGCCAGTATGTGCTGCTGGTGTCGATTTCGCGCATTCTGCAAAGCTTGCAGCATGCAAATGTGAGGATACACTTCGGCCGCATCGGTGAGCGGCTGCTGATCTCGCCCCGTTTTCACCGCACGCATCACGCGATCGGCGTGGGGCATGAGTCGAAAGGCAAGGGCAGCATGGGCGGTTGCAACTTCGGCGTGGTCTTGCCGATTTGGGATATGCTGCTGGGCACCGCGAATTTCTCGGCCGGCTATGCGCGCACGGGCGTGCGCGACCAGCTGGCCCGTATCGATAGCAAGGGCATGGGCCGGCCGGGGCGCAGCTATGGCCACGGCTTCTGGCAGCAGCAATGGCTGGGCCTGCGCCGCATGGTGGAATTTGCAAGAATCAAACGAAAAGGACGCCGTTGA
- a CDS encoding EI24 domain-containing protein: protein MRNVLNSYGRAFLSQLHGRILLLSVAPFILSLVLWGGLLYVGLQPLIDSLHALFTQYDFFRTSGQVLSTFGLGVLKAVIVPLIAMFMLLPLMILTALIFMGLFAMPAIGRHIGGRHFPELEKKHGGSLLGSVGTSLATFLLFIIAWVIMLPLYAFPPAALAGQAVLWGWLTYRVMAYDAMADYASAEERHAIMRTQRWPLLAIGMVSGAAGAVPGMLWMGGVMSVVFFPFLAAFAIWLYVLIFIFTGLWFQYYCLEALSRLRGVRGMTDVAPADA, encoded by the coding sequence ATGCGTAATGTGTTGAATTCGTATGGCCGTGCTTTCCTGTCGCAATTGCACGGCAGGATATTGCTGCTGAGCGTGGCGCCGTTCATCCTGTCGCTGGTGCTGTGGGGCGGACTGCTGTATGTGGGCTTGCAGCCGCTGATCGACAGCCTGCATGCGCTGTTTACGCAGTACGATTTCTTCCGCACCAGCGGGCAGGTGCTGTCCACCTTTGGCCTGGGCGTGCTGAAGGCCGTGATCGTGCCCCTGATCGCCATGTTCATGCTGCTGCCGCTGATGATCCTGACGGCGCTGATCTTCATGGGCCTGTTCGCCATGCCGGCCATCGGCCGCCATATCGGCGGACGGCACTTTCCTGAGCTGGAAAAGAAACATGGCGGCAGCCTGCTGGGCAGCGTGGGGACGTCCCTGGCCACCTTTTTGCTGTTCATCATCGCCTGGGTCATCATGCTGCCCCTGTACGCGTTTCCGCCGGCCGCGCTGGCGGGACAAGCCGTGCTGTGGGGCTGGCTGACCTACCGCGTGATGGCGTATGACGCCATGGCCGACTACGCCAGCGCGGAAGAGCGCCACGCCATCATGCGCACGCAGCGCTGGCCCCTGCTGGCCATCGGCATGGTGTCCGGCGCGGCCGGCGCCGTGCCGGGCATGCTGTGGATGGGCGGCGTGATGTCGGTGGTGTTCTTCCCCTTCCTGGCGGCGTTCGCCATCTGGCTGTATGTGCTGATCTTTATCTTCACGGGCCTGTGGTTCCAGTATTACTGCCTGGAAGCACTGTCGCGTTTGCGGGGCGTACGCGGCATGACCGACGTGGCGCCGGCGGACGCCTGA
- a CDS encoding competence/damage-inducible protein A, with product MAIGLIIIGDEILSGKRADQHFPKVVSMLKARGLQLSWAEYVGDEPARLVALLKRSFASGDIVFSFGGIGATPDDHTRQAAADALGLPLVLHPQGKVNIQQRITEMGEETGVPADLNSPENLHRLKMAEFVEGAELIPNPYNKIAGFAVHEHYFVPGFPVMSWPMIEWVLDTHYAHLFNQVPHAEHALLVYETAESLLTPLMVRLETDFPLIKVFSLPSVGDAQTRRHIELGVKGEPAQAEAAFAQMCAALDTLQAEYTTI from the coding sequence ATGGCTATCGGATTGATCATCATCGGCGACGAAATCCTGTCGGGCAAGCGCGCGGACCAGCATTTCCCGAAAGTAGTGAGCATGCTCAAGGCACGCGGCTTGCAGCTGAGCTGGGCGGAGTACGTGGGCGACGAGCCGGCCCGCCTGGTCGCCTTGCTCAAGCGCAGCTTTGCCAGCGGCGACATCGTCTTCAGCTTTGGCGGCATCGGCGCCACGCCGGATGACCATACGCGCCAGGCGGCGGCCGATGCGCTGGGCTTGCCGCTGGTGCTGCATCCGCAGGGCAAGGTCAATATCCAGCAGCGCATCACGGAAATGGGAGAAGAAACGGGCGTGCCGGCCGATTTGAACTCGCCGGAAAACCTGCACCGCCTGAAAATGGCGGAATTTGTCGAAGGCGCCGAGCTGATTCCGAATCCGTACAACAAGATTGCCGGCTTTGCCGTGCACGAACATTATTTCGTGCCGGGCTTTCCCGTCATGTCCTGGCCCATGATCGAATGGGTGCTCGACACGCATTATGCGCACCTGTTCAACCAGGTGCCGCACGCGGAACACGCCTTGCTCGTGTATGAAACGGCCGAATCCCTGCTGACGCCGCTGATGGTGCGCCTGGAAACAGATTTTCCGCTGATTAAGGTGTTCAGCCTGCCCAGCGTGGGCGATGCGCAGACGCGCCGGCATATCGAACTGGGCGTCAAGGGCGAGCCCGCGCAGGCTGAAGCCGCCTTCGCGCAGATGTGCGCCGCGCTCGATACCTTGCAAGCGGAATACACCACCATCTGA
- a CDS encoding transglycosylase domain-containing protein, translating to MKDTGVNLAAQERPPSDPLSDTGAEAPPPARPPKKRRSRIWPIFAIIVLGLIAGAAWFVMREVRTSALQAEFFTRLDRQLAFKVEPGPAPAGAIRYPQHGPYDERLGYASLPDFISKLNARDYEVTAQARMSPKMVQLVDRGIFATYHEKNRAGLTILDCRAAPLFAASYPERMFDGFAEAPPALVQSLLFIENRELLDPGTPERNPAVEWDRLSKAVLDKALNLFGGHRSGGGSTLATQIEKYRHSEDGRTSSMQDKLLQMISASLRSYQDGENTMEARRKIVLNYLNTVPLSAKSGFGEVNGIGDGMWVWYGRPFAEVKTLLKGNMDQPGSALAYKQALSLLIAQRRPSHYLVAGGADLEELTNSHLRLLAQAGVISPQLRNAAIAEKLRPSTASGVQSEASTSFVTRKASNAVRNHLASMLGDPRLYNLDRLDLKVVSTLDAQAQNAVTKVLRELRDPEVAKAAGLTGKGMLGNGDPANVVYSFTLLQKGEQANLLRVQTDNYDQPLDINEGAKLDLGSTAKLRTLVTYLDIIDQLHQRYSGMGAAELNKIAVDPKDMLSQWAIAYLKPLALGEARNLPAMLAAAMERKYSGNPGEGFFTGGGLHHFGNFSKLDDSRIMTLQQALRQSTNLVFVRLMRDVARYYMFSRPDSSASLLADADDPRRAQYLSRFADKEGREFLHRFYQKYRGKSVDEQEKILLASIRPTPVRLANIFRTVNPKGTVAEFGDFLNANLTSQNEVPPERVAKMYQQYAMENWSLADRGYLANVHPLELWMVAYLRQHEGSTLSQMVAASEKERQEVYKWLFNTHRKHAQDRRIANLLEVEGFLEIHRQWKKMGYPFDSLVPSYATTLGASADRPAALAELMGIIINDGVRKPSVRIDSMHFAANTPYDTMVKRGSKVEAEQVLSPDVAKAVAKAIREVVSDGTAKRAKTAFVGADGVPIPMGGKTGTGDQRFDVYGAGGRLIESRYVNRSATFVFNIGERFYGSMTAYVRGPESKNYDFTSALPVQLLVSLAPSLMPLIEAPAPAEGVAKQCTN from the coding sequence ATGAAAGACACAGGCGTCAATCTGGCCGCGCAAGAGCGGCCCCCCTCTGATCCACTCTCCGACACGGGCGCCGAGGCGCCGCCGCCGGCGCGCCCGCCGAAGAAGCGCCGTTCGCGCATCTGGCCCATCTTTGCCATCATCGTGCTGGGGCTGATCGCCGGCGCGGCGTGGTTCGTCATGCGCGAAGTGCGCACCTCGGCCCTGCAGGCGGAGTTTTTCACGCGCCTGGACCGCCAGCTGGCGTTCAAGGTCGAGCCTGGCCCGGCACCGGCAGGCGCCATCCGCTATCCGCAGCACGGGCCGTATGACGAGCGGCTCGGCTATGCCAGCCTGCCGGATTTTATTAGCAAGCTCAATGCGCGCGACTATGAAGTGACGGCGCAGGCGCGCATGTCGCCGAAAATGGTGCAATTGGTCGACCGGGGCATCTTTGCCACATACCACGAGAAAAACCGCGCCGGACTGACCATCCTCGATTGCCGCGCCGCGCCCCTGTTCGCGGCCAGCTATCCCGAGCGCATGTTCGACGGCTTTGCCGAAGCGCCGCCCGCGCTCGTGCAAAGCCTGCTGTTCATCGAAAACCGCGAATTGCTCGACCCGGGCACGCCCGAGCGCAATCCCGCCGTGGAATGGGACCGCCTGAGCAAGGCTGTCCTCGACAAGGCGCTGAACCTGTTCGGCGGCCACCGCAGTGGCGGCGGCAGCACTCTGGCTACCCAAATTGAAAAATACCGGCATTCGGAAGACGGCCGCACCAGTTCCATGCAGGACAAGTTGCTGCAGATGATTTCGGCCAGCCTGCGCTCGTACCAGGATGGCGAAAACACCATGGAAGCGCGGCGCAAGATCGTGCTCAATTACCTCAATACCGTGCCGCTGTCGGCAAAGAGCGGTTTTGGCGAAGTCAACGGCATTGGCGACGGCATGTGGGTCTGGTATGGCAGGCCATTTGCCGAAGTGAAGACTTTGCTCAAGGGTAATATGGACCAGCCGGGCAGCGCGCTGGCCTACAAGCAGGCGCTGAGCCTCTTGATCGCGCAGCGCCGTCCCTCGCATTACCTGGTGGCCGGCGGCGCCGACCTGGAAGAATTGACCAACAGCCATCTGCGCCTGCTGGCGCAAGCGGGCGTGATTTCGCCGCAGCTGCGCAATGCGGCCATCGCCGAGAAGCTGCGTCCGTCGACGGCGTCCGGCGTGCAATCGGAAGCATCGACCTCGTTTGTCACGCGCAAGGCCTCGAATGCCGTGCGCAATCACCTGGCCAGCATGCTCGGCGACCCGCGTTTGTACAACCTCGACCGCCTCGACCTGAAAGTGGTCAGCACGCTCGACGCGCAGGCGCAAAATGCCGTCACCAAGGTCTTGCGCGAATTGCGCGACCCGGAAGTGGCGAAAGCGGCCGGCCTGACGGGCAAGGGCATGCTGGGCAATGGCGACCCGGCCAACGTGGTCTACAGCTTTACCCTGCTGCAAAAGGGCGAGCAAGCCAACTTGCTGCGCGTGCAGACGGATAACTACGACCAGCCGCTCGACATCAACGAAGGCGCCAAGCTGGACCTCGGTTCCACGGCCAAGCTGCGCACCCTGGTCACCTATCTGGACATCATCGACCAGTTGCACCAGCGCTACAGCGGCATGGGCGCCGCCGAGCTGAATAAGATCGCCGTCGATCCCAAGGACATGCTGTCGCAGTGGGCGATTGCCTATCTGAAACCGTTGGCACTCGGCGAGGCGCGCAACCTGCCGGCCATGCTGGCGGCCGCCATGGAACGCAAATATTCGGGCAACCCGGGCGAAGGCTTCTTCACGGGCGGCGGCTTGCACCATTTCGGCAACTTCTCCAAGCTCGACGACAGCCGCATCATGACCTTGCAGCAGGCGCTGCGCCAGTCGACCAACCTGGTGTTCGTGCGCCTGATGCGCGACGTGGCCCGCTATTACATGTTTTCGCGTCCTGATTCCTCGGCCTCGCTGCTGGCGGATGCGGATGATCCGCGCCGGGCCCAGTACCTGAGCCGTTTTGCCGACAAGGAAGGGCGTGAATTCCTGCACCGCTTCTATCAGAAATACCGCGGCAAGAGCGTTGACGAGCAGGAAAAGATTTTGTTGGCCAGCATCCGCCCGACCCCCGTGCGCCTGGCCAATATCTTCCGCACCGTGAATCCGAAGGGGACCGTGGCGGAATTTGGCGATTTCCTCAATGCCAACTTGACGTCGCAAAACGAAGTACCGCCCGAGCGCGTCGCCAAGATGTACCAGCAGTACGCGATGGAAAACTGGTCGCTGGCCGACCGTGGCTACCTGGCCAATGTGCATCCGCTGGAACTGTGGATGGTGGCGTATCTGCGCCAGCACGAAGGTTCCACCCTGTCGCAGATGGTGGCGGCCAGCGAGAAGGAACGCCAGGAAGTCTATAAATGGCTGTTCAATACGCACCGCAAGCATGCGCAGGACCGCCGCATTGCCAACTTGCTGGAAGTGGAAGGGTTCCTGGAAATCCACCGCCAGTGGAAGAAGATGGGCTATCCGTTCGACTCGCTCGTGCCGTCGTACGCGACGACCCTGGGCGCATCGGCCGACCGTCCCGCCGCACTGGCCGAGTTGATGGGCATCATCATCAACGATGGCGTGCGTAAACCGAGCGTGCGCATCGATTCCATGCATTTCGCCGCCAATACGCCATACGACACCATGGTCAAGCGTGGCAGCAAGGTGGAAGCGGAGCAAGTGCTGTCGCCGGACGTGGCCAAGGCAGTGGCCAAGGCCATCCGCGAAGTGGTGTCGGACGGTACGGCGAAACGGGCGAAGACGGCGTTTGTCGGAGCCGACGGCGTGCCGATCCCGATGGGCGGCAAGACGGGTACGGGCGACCAGCGCTTCGACGTGTACGGCGCCGGTGGCCGCCTGATCGAGTCGCGCTATGTGAACCGCTCGGCGACATTTGTGTTCAATATCGGCGAGCGCTTCTATGGCAGCATGACGGCGTATGTGCGGGGGCCGGAATCGAAGAACTACGATTTCACCAGTGCCTTGCCGGTGCAATTGCTGGTCTCGCTGGCGCCGAGCCTGATGCCGCTGATCGAGGCGCCCGCGCCGGCCGAAGGTGTGGCCAAGCAGTGCACGAATTAA
- a CDS encoding glutathione S-transferase family protein codes for MLKILGKAASINVRKVLWTCEELDLPYEREDWGSGFRSTDDPAFLALNPNAMVPVLLDGDLVLWESNTICRYLCAQAGRDDLLPSNPRARAEVEKWMDWQMGDLNNSWRYAFMSLVRHSPAHQDAAQLAAGIAGWNKMMGVLEQQLQRTGAFVCGEAFTLADIVLGLSVKRWLMAPMQRPDYPAIAAYHARLEDKTAVFAG; via the coding sequence ATGCTGAAAATTCTTGGAAAAGCCGCTTCGATCAATGTCCGCAAAGTCCTGTGGACGTGCGAGGAGCTCGACCTGCCGTATGAACGCGAAGACTGGGGCAGCGGCTTTCGCAGCACGGACGACCCGGCCTTTCTGGCCTTGAACCCGAACGCCATGGTGCCCGTGCTGCTCGATGGCGACCTGGTGCTGTGGGAATCGAACACGATTTGCCGCTACCTGTGTGCCCAGGCGGGCCGCGACGACTTGCTGCCGAGTAATCCGCGTGCCCGCGCGGAAGTGGAAAAATGGATGGACTGGCAAATGGGTGATTTGAACAACAGCTGGCGCTACGCCTTCATGTCGCTGGTGCGCCACAGCCCCGCGCACCAGGATGCGGCGCAACTGGCGGCCGGTATTGCCGGCTGGAACAAGATGATGGGCGTGCTGGAACAGCAGTTGCAGCGCACGGGCGCCTTCGTCTGCGGCGAGGCGTTCACCCTGGCCGATATCGTGCTGGGCCTGTCCGTCAAGCGCTGGTTGATGGCGCCCATGCAGCGTCCCGACTATCCGGCCATCGCCGCGTATCACGCGCGCCTGGAAGATAAAACCGCCGTGTTTGCCGGCTAA